A single genomic interval of Nocardioides palaemonis harbors:
- the rnc gene encoding ribonuclease III has translation MRPVRRQGRPSPGPLTTDELRAALGDPVLDPELLQRALTHRSYAYENGQIPTNERLEFLGDSVLGVVVTETLYRAHPDFSEGRLAKLRAAVVNARALAGVAREIGLGQHIMLGRGEETTGGRDKASILSDTVEAVIGAIHLSGGMGEAAKVVHRLFDPVMEAAASMGAGLDWKTSLQELSANLGLGVPEYLIEDDGPDHMKTFVARVRVGELVLGNGKGRSKKEAEQGAAETAYREIKATQAAPAAGAAAAADGAAASDA, from the coding sequence GTGCGGCCAGTACGGCGCCAAGGCCGACCGTCGCCAGGTCCTCTGACCACCGACGAGCTCCGCGCAGCGCTCGGTGATCCGGTCCTGGATCCCGAGCTGCTGCAGCGTGCCCTGACCCACCGCTCGTACGCCTACGAGAACGGCCAGATCCCGACCAACGAGCGCCTGGAGTTCCTGGGCGACTCGGTGCTCGGGGTCGTGGTCACCGAGACGCTCTACCGCGCCCACCCGGACTTCTCCGAGGGCCGGCTGGCGAAGCTGCGTGCGGCGGTGGTCAACGCGCGCGCCCTCGCCGGCGTCGCGCGCGAGATCGGTCTCGGCCAGCACATCATGCTGGGCCGCGGCGAGGAGACCACCGGCGGTCGCGACAAGGCGTCGATCCTGTCCGACACCGTGGAGGCCGTGATCGGTGCGATCCACCTCAGCGGGGGGATGGGCGAGGCCGCCAAGGTGGTCCACCGCCTCTTCGACCCGGTGATGGAGGCCGCCGCGTCCATGGGCGCCGGCCTGGACTGGAAGACGTCGCTCCAGGAGCTGTCGGCCAACCTCGGCCTCGGCGTCCCGGAGTACCTCATCGAGGACGACGGCCCGGACCACATGAAGACCTTCGTGGCGCGGGTGCGCGTCGGCGAGCTCGTGCTCGGCAACGGCAAGGGTCGCTCCAAGAAGGAGGCCGAGCAGGGCGCCGCCGAGACCGCCTACCGCGAGATCAAGGCCACGCAGGCCGCGCCCGCGGCCGGCGCTGCAGCGGCCGCCGACGGCGCCGCCGCGTCCGACGCCTGA
- the mutM gene encoding bifunctional DNA-formamidopyrimidine glycosylase/DNA-(apurinic or apyrimidinic site) lyase: protein MPELPEVEVVRAGLERHVVGATVTDVEVLHPRPVRRDPRGPEGFAAALTGQRIDAVRRRGKYFWLALASGDALLGHLGMSGQMLLHEPGAPDERHLRVRFGLAVPTAPVGAGSPVPPPGRLEMRFVDQRMFGGLAVSTGGADLPPEIAHIARDPLDAAFDDDEFVRRARRRTSGVKRLLLDQGLVSGVGNIYADESLWRARLHGERPGDRLTGPVLRELLGHVRDVMGQALAQGGTSFDALYVNVNGESGYFDRSLDAYGREGEPCRRCGTPIRRVAFMNRSSYFCPTCQRPPRGTRRAGPR from the coding sequence GTGCCCGAGCTCCCCGAGGTCGAGGTCGTCCGTGCGGGCCTCGAGCGCCACGTCGTGGGCGCCACCGTCACCGACGTCGAGGTCCTGCACCCGCGTCCGGTGCGCCGCGACCCCCGTGGCCCGGAGGGCTTCGCGGCCGCGCTGACCGGGCAGCGCATCGACGCGGTCCGGCGGCGCGGCAAGTACTTCTGGCTGGCCCTCGCCAGCGGGGACGCCCTGCTCGGCCACCTCGGCATGAGCGGGCAGATGCTGCTCCACGAGCCCGGCGCGCCCGACGAGCGCCACCTGCGGGTCCGCTTCGGCCTCGCCGTGCCGACGGCTCCCGTCGGTGCCGGGTCGCCGGTCCCGCCGCCCGGCCGGCTCGAGATGCGCTTCGTCGACCAGCGGATGTTCGGTGGCCTCGCCGTCTCGACGGGCGGGGCCGACCTCCCGCCCGAGATCGCCCACATCGCCCGCGACCCGCTCGACGCGGCGTTCGACGACGACGAGTTCGTGCGCCGGGCCCGCCGCCGTACGTCGGGCGTGAAGCGGCTGCTGCTCGACCAGGGGCTGGTGTCCGGGGTCGGCAACATCTACGCCGACGAGTCCCTGTGGCGCGCCCGCCTCCACGGCGAGCGCCCCGGCGACCGGCTCACCGGGCCGGTGCTGCGCGAGCTGCTCGGCCACGTCCGCGACGTGATGGGCCAGGCCCTGGCCCAGGGCGGCACGTCCTTCGACGCGCTCTACGTCAACGTCAACGGCGAGTCCGGCTACTTCGACCGCTCCCTCGACGCCTACGGCCGCGAGGGCGAGCCGTGCCGTCGCTGCGGCACCCCGATCCGCCGGGTGGCGTTCATGAACCGCTCCTCCTACTTCTGCCCGACCTGCCAGCGTCCGCCCCGCGGCACGCGACGCGCCGGCCCCCGTTGA
- a CDS encoding MFS transporter: MTTLVETVLPSRLGRGFRWLVASSWVTNLGDGMLIAAGPLLVASQTRNPVLVSASMLALTVPWLLVGLLAGALADRLDRRLVIMTANAVRGVVLAGLCATIVSGHVNIAVVLVAMVAMGTAETFVDATSGTLTPMLVEKEDLGIANSRLMAGMITGNQLVGPAVGALLFAAGTAWPFVLTVVCIAAGIALVSRIGTAPGAVREQVDTHIRQDIADGVRWLWGNPPVRTLAIIIVVFNVTWAAPWAVLVLWALERVGIDEAGFGLLTTASALGSLLGTFAYGRLERSVPLAVLMRAVLLAEVLFHLAMALTTSPWAAYPLMFFFGAYAFVWGTLSQAVRQRAVPRELQGRVGSVYMICVMGGMLVGSLLGGLIAHGWGVAAPWWFAFVGSGVTLALVWRSLALIAHADEQVVADA, translated from the coding sequence GTGACCACCCTCGTCGAGACCGTCCTGCCCAGCCGCCTCGGCCGCGGCTTCCGGTGGCTGGTCGCGTCGTCCTGGGTCACCAACCTCGGCGACGGGATGCTGATCGCCGCCGGCCCGCTGCTGGTCGCCTCGCAGACCCGCAACCCGGTCCTCGTCTCGGCCTCGATGCTCGCGCTCACCGTGCCCTGGCTGCTCGTGGGGCTGCTGGCCGGGGCCCTCGCCGACCGGCTCGACCGCCGCCTGGTGATCATGACCGCCAACGCGGTGCGTGGCGTCGTCCTCGCGGGCCTGTGCGCCACGATCGTCAGCGGGCACGTCAACATCGCCGTCGTCCTGGTCGCGATGGTCGCGATGGGCACCGCGGAGACCTTCGTGGACGCCACGTCCGGCACGCTCACGCCGATGCTGGTCGAGAAGGAGGACCTCGGCATCGCCAACTCCCGGCTGATGGCGGGGATGATCACCGGCAACCAGCTCGTCGGTCCCGCGGTCGGGGCGCTGCTCTTCGCCGCCGGGACGGCGTGGCCGTTCGTCCTCACGGTCGTGTGCATCGCCGCGGGCATCGCGCTGGTGTCTCGGATCGGGACCGCGCCCGGCGCGGTGCGCGAGCAGGTCGACACCCACATCCGCCAGGACATCGCCGACGGCGTGCGCTGGCTGTGGGGCAACCCGCCGGTCCGCACGCTTGCGATCATCATCGTGGTCTTCAACGTGACGTGGGCAGCGCCCTGGGCCGTCCTCGTCCTCTGGGCGCTCGAGCGGGTGGGCATCGACGAGGCGGGCTTCGGGCTGCTGACCACCGCGTCGGCGCTGGGCAGCCTGCTCGGCACCTTCGCGTACGGCCGGCTCGAGCGGTCGGTGCCGCTCGCGGTGCTGATGCGCGCCGTGCTGCTGGCCGAGGTGCTGTTCCACCTCGCGATGGCGCTGACCACCTCACCCTGGGCCGCCTACCCCCTGATGTTCTTCTTCGGGGCCTACGCCTTCGTGTGGGGCACCCTGTCGCAGGCCGTCCGGCAGCGGGCGGTGCCGCGCGAGCTGCAGGGCAGGGTGGGCTCGGTCTACATGATCTGCGTGATGGGCGGCATGCTGGTGGGCTCGCTGCTCGGCGGGCTGATCGCCCACGGGTGGGGTGTGGCGGCGCCGTGGTGGTTCGCCTTCGTCGGCTCGGGCGTGACCCTCGCCCTGGTGTGGCGCTCGCTCGCCCTCATCGCGCACGCCGACGAGCAGGTCGTCGCCGACGCCTGA
- a CDS encoding FAD-binding oxidoreductase produces MDALAELVDQLPEGVVVTDPVRTEKYRWDRSQDPGAGTPLAVVRAEDAGQVQSAVRWAARHDVPVVPRGAGTGLSGGASAVDGGIVLSLERMTAIEVDPVAQVAVVEPGALNAAVKVAAAEHGLWYPPDPSSYEICSIGGNVATNAGGLCCVKYGVTTDYVLGLDVVLADGTLVTLGGTRIKDVAGLSLLKLFVGSEGTLGVVTRAVMRLVPAQVTGATLVAAFPTMPAAAEAVVAIRRSLRPSMLELMDQPSIRAVEAYRAMGLDTSAGALLVAQSDAPGTACTAEVEAMRAACEAAGAADVFVTDDAEEGELFVRARRMVIPAVEELGELMLEDVGVPVPRLPELVAAVAAISERHELLIPVVAHAGDGNTHPLVVVPRGDDAAKVRALEAFEEIMRVAISLDGTITGEHGVGRTKKSALPEQLGDDVMALTRRVKDALDPAGILNPGAVL; encoded by the coding sequence ATGGACGCCCTCGCCGAGCTCGTCGACCAGCTGCCCGAAGGGGTCGTGGTCACCGACCCGGTCCGCACCGAGAAGTACCGCTGGGACCGGTCGCAGGACCCCGGCGCCGGCACGCCCCTCGCAGTCGTCCGGGCGGAGGACGCGGGCCAAGTCCAGTCCGCGGTCCGGTGGGCGGCGCGCCACGACGTGCCCGTCGTGCCGCGCGGAGCCGGCACCGGCCTGTCGGGCGGCGCGAGCGCGGTCGACGGCGGCATCGTGCTCAGCCTGGAGCGGATGACCGCGATCGAGGTCGACCCGGTCGCCCAGGTCGCGGTCGTGGAGCCGGGCGCGCTCAACGCCGCGGTGAAGGTCGCCGCGGCCGAGCACGGCCTGTGGTACCCACCGGACCCGTCGTCCTACGAGATCTGCTCCATCGGCGGCAACGTCGCGACCAACGCCGGTGGCCTGTGCTGCGTGAAGTACGGCGTCACCACCGACTACGTCCTCGGCCTCGACGTGGTCCTCGCCGACGGCACCTTGGTGACCCTCGGCGGCACCCGGATCAAGGACGTCGCCGGGCTGTCCCTGCTCAAGCTCTTCGTCGGCAGCGAGGGCACCCTCGGCGTCGTCACCCGCGCCGTGATGCGGCTGGTCCCGGCCCAGGTCACCGGCGCCACGCTGGTCGCGGCGTTCCCCACCATGCCGGCCGCCGCCGAGGCGGTCGTGGCGATCCGGCGCTCGCTGCGCCCCTCGATGCTGGAGCTGATGGACCAGCCTTCGATCCGCGCCGTCGAGGCGTACCGGGCGATGGGCCTCGACACCTCGGCCGGTGCCCTGCTCGTCGCGCAGAGCGACGCCCCCGGCACGGCGTGCACGGCGGAGGTGGAGGCGATGCGCGCCGCGTGCGAGGCCGCCGGTGCCGCGGACGTCTTCGTCACCGACGATGCCGAGGAGGGCGAGCTGTTCGTCCGCGCACGGCGGATGGTGATCCCGGCCGTCGAGGAGCTCGGCGAGCTGATGCTGGAGGACGTCGGCGTCCCGGTCCCGCGACTGCCGGAGCTGGTGGCCGCCGTCGCCGCGATCTCCGAGCGCCACGAACTGCTGATCCCGGTGGTGGCGCACGCCGGAGACGGCAACACCCACCCGCTGGTCGTCGTGCCGCGCGGCGACGACGCCGCGAAGGTGCGGGCGCTGGAGGCGTTCGAGGAGATCATGCGGGTCGCGATCTCGCTGGACGGCACGATCACGGGCGAGCACGGCGTGGGCCGCACCAAGAAGTCGGCGCTCCCCGAGCAGCTCGGCGACGACGTGATGGCGCTGACCCGCCGGGTCAAGGACGCGCTCGACCCGGCCGGCATCCTCAACCCGGGCGCCGTGCTGTGA
- a CDS encoding DinB family protein: MDRLAGERDALVQQLAFHRETLLEKVDGLGDDELRRPMTGSGLNLLGLVRHLTVTEHGWFLVIFAGEPDPYADLVDDAEFRVDDDVPSADVLDRYRETCARADAVVAAGGLDDVVTTPWGAEVNLRAILTHMIQETARHNGHADLMREAIDGTTGS, from the coding sequence GTGGACCGGCTGGCGGGGGAGCGGGACGCGCTCGTCCAGCAGCTCGCCTTCCACCGCGAGACGCTGCTGGAGAAGGTGGACGGACTCGGCGACGACGAGCTGCGCCGACCGATGACCGGGTCCGGGCTGAACCTGCTCGGGCTCGTGCGCCACCTCACGGTGACCGAGCACGGCTGGTTCCTCGTCATCTTCGCGGGGGAGCCCGACCCGTACGCCGACCTCGTGGACGACGCGGAGTTCCGGGTCGACGACGACGTGCCGAGCGCCGACGTGCTCGACCGCTACCGCGAGACCTGCGCCCGCGCCGACGCGGTCGTCGCCGCCGGCGGGCTCGACGACGTGGTCACGACGCCGTGGGGGGCCGAGGTCAACCTGCGTGCCATCCTGACGCACATGATCCAGGAGACGGCGCGCCACAACGGCCACGCCGACCTCATGAGGGAAGCCATCGACGGGACGACCGGCTCGTGA
- a CDS encoding pyridoxal-phosphate-dependent aminotransferase family protein, whose product MIRERHLFGPGPSNPYAEATQALAAPLLGHLDPEFLRVMDETCDRLRTVWGTDNARTLPLSATGSAGMEAAFVNTVHAGDVVVVAVNGLFGQRMTDVAARCGAEVVAVEHEWGRPVDVDRVLAAHPSPAIVAAVHAETSTGVRSDIAALGAGLRSQGSDALLLVDAVTSIGGIELRADDWGVDIGYAGTQKCLGVAPGLAPFTIGDRAFERRVETPRSWYLDLGMLGGYVGEAGVRGGQRTYHHTAPTAMVASLHAGLGRILDEGLDAVWARHQAAGDALQAGLQAMGLELFAEEGSRLPELTTVKVPDGVDSAAVRSRLLERHGIEIGAGAGAYASSVWRIGLMGRNARPDAVLLVLAALEDVLAA is encoded by the coding sequence ATGATCCGCGAGCGCCACCTCTTCGGGCCCGGCCCGTCCAACCCCTACGCCGAGGCCACCCAGGCGCTCGCCGCGCCGCTGCTCGGCCACCTCGACCCCGAGTTCCTGCGGGTGATGGACGAGACGTGCGACCGGCTCCGGACGGTCTGGGGCACCGACAACGCCCGCACGCTGCCGCTCAGCGCGACCGGCTCGGCGGGCATGGAGGCGGCGTTCGTCAATACGGTGCACGCGGGCGACGTGGTCGTCGTCGCCGTCAACGGGCTGTTCGGGCAGCGGATGACCGACGTCGCCGCCCGGTGCGGCGCGGAGGTCGTCGCGGTCGAGCACGAGTGGGGACGCCCGGTGGACGTCGACCGCGTGCTCGCGGCGCACCCGTCGCCCGCGATCGTCGCGGCCGTCCACGCCGAGACGTCGACCGGCGTGCGCTCCGACATCGCCGCCCTCGGCGCCGGGCTCCGTTCCCAGGGGTCGGACGCGCTGCTGCTCGTCGACGCGGTCACCTCGATCGGGGGCATCGAGCTGCGCGCCGACGACTGGGGCGTCGACATCGGCTACGCCGGCACCCAGAAGTGCCTCGGCGTCGCGCCCGGCCTGGCGCCCTTCACCATCGGCGACCGGGCCTTCGAGCGGCGCGTGGAGACGCCCCGGTCGTGGTACCTCGACCTGGGCATGCTCGGCGGCTACGTCGGGGAGGCCGGGGTGCGTGGCGGCCAGCGGACCTACCACCACACCGCGCCGACGGCCATGGTCGCCAGCCTGCACGCCGGCCTGGGCCGGATCCTCGACGAGGGCCTCGACGCCGTGTGGGCGCGGCACCAGGCGGCCGGCGACGCGCTCCAGGCGGGGCTGCAGGCGATGGGCCTGGAGCTGTTCGCCGAGGAGGGCAGCCGGCTCCCCGAGCTCACCACGGTCAAGGTGCCCGACGGCGTCGACTCCGCCGCCGTGCGGTCCCGGCTGCTCGAGCGCCACGGCATCGAGATCGGCGCGGGCGCCGGGGCGTACGCCTCGAGCGTCTGGCGCATCGGCCTGATGGGGCGCAACGCGCGGCCCGACGCGGTGCTGCTGGTCCTCGCGGCGCTCGAGGACGTGCTCGCGGCCTGA
- a CDS encoding GNAT family N-acetyltransferase, with protein MPGTLRLRPMTEDEHATYRAQSEREYADDIAEAGGLDADTAAARSAEEFARLLPDGTSSPGMHLWTAEVDGEPVGIGWIELRQRPNGTSAWVFDLRVDDAQRGKGLGRALMEAMHAAARDLGATSVGLNVFGHNTTAVRLYESLGYRVTAQQMRVDL; from the coding sequence ATGCCAGGGACGCTGCGGCTGCGGCCGATGACCGAGGACGAGCACGCCACCTACCGCGCGCAGTCGGAGCGCGAGTACGCCGACGACATCGCCGAGGCGGGAGGGCTCGACGCCGACACCGCCGCCGCGCGGTCCGCCGAGGAGTTCGCCCGCCTGCTCCCGGACGGCACGTCCAGCCCCGGCATGCACCTGTGGACCGCCGAGGTCGACGGCGAGCCGGTGGGGATCGGGTGGATCGAGCTGCGGCAGCGTCCGAACGGGACGTCTGCCTGGGTCTTCGACCTCCGGGTCGACGACGCGCAGCGGGGCAAGGGGCTGGGTCGCGCACTGATGGAGGCGATGCACGCCGCGGCCCGCGACCTCGGAGCGACGTCCGTCGGCCTCAACGTCTTCGGGCACAACACCACTGCGGTCCGGCTCTACGAGTCGCTCGGCTACCGGGTGACCGCCCAGCAGATGCGCGTGGACCTCTGA